In one window of Ruminococcus albus AD2013 DNA:
- a CDS encoding glycoside hydrolase family 11 protein, producing MKKSVSKRIASAFVAGVLMVSPIISSVTASAAKTLTTSPSHTQEVGWYNDYHHEIWQADTPNSSTMTLHDNDGGFSTQWKCGPNNSRGNFLARRGLYWGLNNPKTYKDYKPFYCDYDCSWYAGSSGNSRICIYGWAQNPLVEYYIIEDWKNWSPAQDGSAQYKGTANIDGSQYKIYTCARNSYTIEGNKNFTQYISIRQNLRTKGTISVSEHFKAWESMGMKMGNLYEVAFNVEGWESDGQANVTLNMYEGDSGYTPDPVEEESEIEGTLYSATFEKGTNYWSGRGSASVASSSSKAYEGSKSLYVSGRTDNWNGGEVEINTSTFKPGSTYSFSAMVNPTESTTVQLSMQYDQNGSTNYTQIAEGSCTAGKWSKLENTSFTIPSGASNVKMYVEAPDSLCDIYVDRAIIANKGYVASGSSATGTGSTGGSSATTPSNVKMEYNNQYKQMRFTWDAVKGADKYGIAVYLAGKWRVQDSNISGTSYTTPKGLTPNMSYRVAIAARVNGKWDTAGALDSYVVVTTRSYNNIQYRTPIYTNNGGNEGNNGGNNGGNNGGNNGGNNGGNNGGNNGGNNGYYVDPSKPMVAISFDDGTAQGYSGQKIIDALYKNGFRATFFYVGNWIGKPDQVRDAYSKGMEIANHTTSHPNLTEIQSYQIRSEYDNCASKLKSIIGAEPSKLMRLPYLASNWQVQQTLNDVPLITCAIDTQDWNGASAYQIENTIKNAANNGSLDGAIVLCHETYDNTATAMENVLPWLKSKGYQVVTISDMFKAKGKSLNGGQVYTRAS from the coding sequence ATGAAGAAATCCGTTTCAAAACGCATTGCTAGCGCTTTTGTTGCCGGAGTGCTGATGGTTTCACCTATTATATCATCAGTTACTGCATCTGCAGCCAAGACGCTCACTACGAGCCCTTCACACACACAGGAAGTTGGCTGGTACAACGACTACCACCACGAGATCTGGCAGGCAGATACTCCTAACTCTTCTACTATGACACTGCACGATAATGACGGCGGTTTCAGCACACAGTGGAAGTGTGGTCCTAACAATTCGAGAGGTAACTTCCTCGCTCGTCGTGGTCTGTACTGGGGTCTGAATAACCCTAAGACTTATAAGGATTATAAGCCTTTCTACTGTGACTACGACTGCAGCTGGTATGCAGGTTCATCCGGTAACTCCAGAATCTGTATCTACGGCTGGGCACAGAATCCTCTGGTAGAGTACTACATCATTGAAGACTGGAAGAACTGGTCTCCTGCACAGGATGGTTCTGCACAGTACAAGGGTACCGCAAATATTGACGGAAGCCAGTACAAGATATATACCTGTGCAAGAAATTCCTACACCATCGAGGGCAACAAGAATTTCACACAGTACATCAGCATCCGTCAGAACCTGAGAACAAAGGGTACCATCAGCGTTTCCGAGCACTTCAAGGCTTGGGAGTCCATGGGCATGAAGATGGGTAACCTGTACGAGGTTGCTTTCAACGTTGAAGGTTGGGAGTCCGATGGTCAGGCTAACGTTACTCTGAATATGTATGAGGGCGACAGTGGCTACACACCCGACCCCGTTGAGGAGGAATCCGAGATTGAAGGTACACTGTACTCCGCTACTTTCGAGAAAGGCACCAATTACTGGAGCGGCAGAGGTTCTGCAAGTGTAGCATCATCTTCTTCCAAGGCTTATGAGGGCAGCAAGTCCCTGTATGTAAGCGGCAGAACTGATAACTGGAACGGCGGTGAGGTAGAGATCAACACTTCTACTTTCAAGCCCGGCAGCACCTACAGCTTCAGCGCTATGGTAAATCCTACCGAGAGCACAACTGTTCAGCTGTCTATGCAGTATGATCAGAACGGTTCCACAAATTACACTCAGATAGCTGAGGGTTCCTGCACAGCAGGCAAGTGGTCCAAGCTGGAGAACACAAGCTTCACAATTCCTTCGGGCGCATCCAATGTTAAGATGTATGTTGAAGCTCCCGACAGCCTGTGCGACATCTATGTTGACAGAGCTATAATCGCTAACAAGGGCTATGTTGCTTCCGGCAGCTCCGCTACCGGTACAGGTTCCACCGGCGGCAGCAGCGCAACCACTCCTTCCAACGTAAAGATGGAATACAACAACCAGTACAAGCAGATGAGATTCACTTGGGACGCTGTAAAGGGCGCTGACAAGTACGGCATCGCAGTTTATCTGGCAGGCAAGTGGAGAGTTCAGGATTCCAACATTTCCGGTACTTCTTACACTACACCCAAGGGTCTTACTCCTAACATGAGCTACAGAGTAGCAATTGCTGCAAGAGTAAACGGTAAGTGGGATACTGCAGGCGCTCTGGACAGCTACGTAGTAGTTACTACCAGATCCTACAACAACATTCAGTACCGCACCCCTATATACACTAACAACGGCGGTAACGAAGGAAATAACGGCGGTAACAACGGCGGCAATAACGGCGGAAACAACGGTGGAAACAATGGTGGTAACAACGGTGGCAACAACGGTGGCAACAACGGTTACTACGTTGACCCCAGCAAGCCTATGGTAGCTATCTCTTTCGATGACGGTACTGCACAGGGTTATTCCGGTCAGAAGATCATCGACGCTCTCTATAAGAACGGCTTCCGCGCAACATTCTTCTATGTTGGCAACTGGATCGGCAAGCCCGATCAGGTTCGCGATGCTTACAGCAAGGGCATGGAGATCGCAAACCACACCACTTCTCACCCCAATCTGACTGAGATACAGTCTTACCAGATCCGTTCTGAGTATGACAACTGCGCAAGCAAGCTGAAGAGCATCATCGGCGCAGAGCCTTCTAAGCTGATGAGACTGCCTTACCTGGCTTCCAACTGGCAGGTACAGCAGACTCTGAACGATGTTCCCCTGATCACCTGCGCTATCGATACTCAGGACTGGAACGGCGCATCTGCATACCAGATCGAGAACACTATCAAGAATGCAGCTAACAACGGTTCTCTGGACGGCGCTATTGTTCTTTGTCACGAGACTTATGACAATACAGCAACTGCTATGGAGAACGTTCTTCCCTGGCTGAAGTCTAAGGGCTATCAGGTAGTTACAATCTCTGATATGTTCAAGGCTAAGGGCAAGTCCCTCAACGGTGGTCAGGTTTACACAAGAGCAAGCTGA
- a CDS encoding fibronectin type III domain-containing protein: MSGNNTLKKATAGLLAFVLAAGMMPVSAETISKDGTAVVAVTAEKEKEEKEIWSGKGKGTKADPFQIASAEEWKQLAEKVNEGESFSGKYFKLTKDITVTEMIGKNEHPTETVSRPFSGIFDGNGHTMTLKIDESKKDADKMTHCAAPFCGVKDAVIKNLTVDGSVKSGIHSAGVVGAVLGTLEMENVLVTADISGGTHNGGLVGHSYGTSVKLTNCAFSGTVSATDVACALVGWCGPNADITVNNCLIDGKCTDAAIINPISDGMGGKVTIKDTYSTVEAVGSNALSFTGEVKAISDFTAPVAVEEELVYDEEEHELVKAGSVKGAKLVYSLSANGTYTEETPKVTDAGEYNVWYKLDGMGNCTAKAVKVTVGKADIEPSVYVANWAIGDEPSVPVVEGNKGDGEVTFEYKPIDSDDKTYTDKVPAEVGKYVVKATIPETENYFGGEAYCFFDVEIKYTWHEAADASCDKDGNSGYFEGSDGKFYIFADGAYQEIEKDSWKIPATGHTYGEPEWKWAEDHRSAVASFKCEDCDHVENIKAVVTSKIMDATCTKDGEGYYTATVTFGGEVYTETKEIVLHATGHSYTKTEWIWKKNASGATVNVICDKCGDTLTAEAEISVKIINPTYNTEGKKIYTATATIEGVEYTDVRTIKIDKLSTATKLSYEAGNGSAVLSWTPVADAEKYAVCAYISGVWRKFEEVDGTSYEIKGLNPGTVYKVAVIAYANGSWSTDTSNAIGVGCKSKFPGVDVEVSHKRFKLTWTPVENAERYAIAIYKNGEWVVVAREDADVTSVISPEFEPGTYKMVVCARINGEWDLRKFESRTFEVTIRE, from the coding sequence ATGAGTGGAAACAATACTCTGAAAAAAGCAACTGCAGGACTTCTGGCATTTGTGCTTGCGGCAGGAATGATGCCTGTCAGCGCAGAAACTATTTCAAAAGATGGAACAGCTGTTGTTGCTGTTACCGCTGAGAAAGAGAAAGAAGAAAAAGAGATCTGGAGCGGTAAAGGAAAGGGCACTAAGGCTGATCCTTTTCAGATCGCATCTGCTGAGGAATGGAAACAGCTTGCTGAAAAGGTAAATGAAGGCGAAAGCTTCAGCGGCAAGTATTTCAAGCTTACAAAGGATATAACAGTTACCGAGATGATCGGCAAGAACGAGCATCCCACAGAGACCGTGAGCCGTCCTTTCTCAGGTATATTTGACGGCAACGGTCATACAATGACTTTAAAGATAGATGAGTCCAAAAAGGACGCAGATAAGATGACTCACTGCGCTGCACCTTTCTGCGGCGTTAAGGACGCTGTTATCAAGAATCTGACAGTAGACGGTTCTGTTAAGAGCGGTATACATTCTGCAGGCGTTGTTGGCGCTGTGCTGGGCACTCTGGAGATGGAGAATGTACTGGTTACTGCTGATATAAGTGGCGGAACCCATAACGGTGGTCTTGTGGGTCACAGCTATGGAACATCTGTAAAGCTCACAAACTGCGCTTTCAGCGGTACTGTAAGCGCTACCGACGTTGCCTGCGCACTTGTAGGCTGGTGCGGTCCTAATGCTGACATAACTGTAAATAACTGCCTGATAGACGGTAAGTGTACTGATGCAGCTATCATTAACCCTATTTCCGATGGTATGGGCGGCAAGGTAACTATAAAGGATACTTATTCAACTGTTGAAGCTGTTGGTTCAAACGCACTTTCTTTCACAGGTGAAGTAAAGGCAATTTCCGATTTCACTGCTCCTGTTGCTGTTGAAGAGGAACTGGTATATGACGAAGAAGAGCATGAGCTTGTTAAAGCAGGTTCTGTAAAGGGTGCTAAGTTGGTCTACAGCCTTTCGGCTAACGGCACTTACACCGAGGAAACACCTAAGGTAACTGATGCAGGCGAATATAATGTATGGTATAAGCTGGATGGCATGGGCAACTGCACAGCCAAGGCTGTGAAAGTTACTGTTGGAAAAGCAGATATCGAACCCTCTGTATACGTAGCTAACTGGGCTATCGGCGATGAACCCTCAGTTCCTGTTGTTGAAGGCAACAAGGGCGATGGCGAAGTTACTTTCGAGTACAAGCCGATTGATTCTGATGACAAGACCTATACCGATAAAGTTCCTGCTGAGGTCGGTAAATACGTTGTAAAGGCAACAATACCCGAGACCGAGAATTATTTCGGTGGTGAGGCTTATTGCTTCTTTGATGTTGAAATAAAGTACACCTGGCATGAAGCAGCTGATGCTTCATGCGATAAGGATGGCAATAGCGGTTATTTTGAAGGTTCTGACGGAAAATTCTACATTTTTGCAGACGGTGCATATCAGGAGATCGAGAAGGATTCCTGGAAGATACCCGCAACAGGTCACACCTATGGCGAGCCTGAGTGGAAGTGGGCAGAGGATCACAGGTCGGCTGTGGCTTCATTTAAATGCGAAGACTGTGACCACGTTGAGAATATAAAGGCTGTCGTAACTTCTAAGATAATGGACGCTACCTGTACCAAGGACGGCGAGGGTTATTATACTGCAACTGTAACCTTTGGCGGTGAGGTATACACAGAAACAAAGGAAATAGTTCTTCACGCAACCGGTCATTCTTATACCAAGACCGAGTGGATATGGAAAAAGAATGCAAGCGGTGCAACTGTAAATGTCATCTGCGATAAGTGCGGTGATACTCTTACAGCCGAAGCTGAGATCTCAGTGAAGATCATCAATCCTACATACAACACCGAGGGCAAGAAGATATATACTGCAACAGCGACCATCGAGGGCGTTGAGTATACCGATGTCAGAACGATAAAGATCGACAAGCTGTCTACTGCTACTAAGCTTTCTTACGAAGCAGGCAATGGTTCTGCAGTGCTTTCATGGACACCTGTAGCCGATGCCGAGAAATATGCTGTATGTGCTTATATCAGCGGTGTATGGCGCAAGTTCGAGGAAGTAGACGGTACATCTTACGAGATAAAGGGTCTGAACCCCGGAACAGTTTATAAGGTAGCTGTTATCGCTTATGCAAACGGCAGCTGGAGCACCGATACCTCCAATGCAATTGGTGTTGGCTGCAAGTCGAAGTTCCCGGGTGTGGATGTTGAAGTATCCCACAAGAGATTCAAGCTCACCTGGACACCTGTTGAAAATGCAGAAAGATACGCTATCGCTATCTATAAGAACGGTGAATGGGTCGTAGTTGCAAGAGAAGACGCTGACGTTACAAGCGTTATCTCGCCTGAATTTGAGCCAGGCACCTACAAGATGGTTGTTTGTGCAAGAATAAACGGCGAGTGGGATCTGAGAAAGTTTGAATCCAGAACTTTCGAGGTTACCATCAGAGAATAA